The sequence GATACAGGCGGTAGCCGCTTTCGGTGCGGTCAATGGGCGACAGCAACCCAATTTGGTCGTAGTGGTGCAGGGTACGCACACTGACGCGGGTCAGCGTGGACACTTCGCCCACTGTCCAGAACGTCTGTTGCTCGCTGGTCATCTCGTTTCACCTCCTTGAAAGAGAGGCTAGAGGCTGACGCAGCGTGAGGGTCAAGACTTCTTTCCGTAGTGCTCGCGCACGTACTTTTCCAGCAGTTCCTGAAACTCTTCAGCAATGCGCGGCCCCTTGAGGGTGGTCAGCAGCTGGCCGTCCTGATACACCGGGGCGCGGGGGTCTTCGCCGGTGCCGGGCAGGGAAATCCCGATGTGTGCGTGCTTGCTCTCGCCAGGACCGTTCACCACGCAGCCCATCACGGCCACCTGCATCTCCTCCACGCCGGGATACTGCCCCTTCCACTCGGGCATCTGGTCGCGGATATAGTCCTGAATCTTCTGGGCCAGGCTCTGAAAAAAGGTCGAGGTGGTGCGCCCGCAGCCGGGGCAGGAGGTCACTTGCGGCAAAAACTGGCGCAGGCCCAGGCTCTGCAGAATCTGCTGGGCCACTTCCACTTCCAGCTTGCGGCTGGCGCCCGGCTCCGGCGTCAGGCTCACGCGGATGGTGTCCCCGATGCCTTCGGTCAGCAGCGGCGCAAGGGCCACCGAGGTCGCCACCATGCCCTTCATGCCCATGCCCGCTTCGGTCAGACCCAGGTGCAGCGGATAGTCGCACTGTGCGGCCAGGCGGCGGTACACCGCCCACAGCTCGGGGGCACTGCTCACCTTGACCGAGATGATGATCTTGTCGTGCGCCAGCCCCAGCTGCTCCGCGTAGGCTGCCGATTCCAGCGCCGAAACCACCATCGCCTCAATAGTCACGTCGGTGGGCGAGCGGGGGTTTCCCCGGGCGGCATTTTCGTCCATCAGCCGCGCCAGCACCTGCTGGTCCAGCGACCCCCAGTTCACCCCGATACGCACCGGCTTGCCGTACTCCTTGGCCACTTCAATCATGGTGGCGAAGTTGGCGTCATGGCGCTGGCCGGCGCCCACATTGCCGGGGTTGATGCGGTACTTGGCGAGCAGCCGGGCAGCCTCCGGATACTCGCGCAGCAGCTTGTGGCCGTTGTAGTGAAAGTCGCCCACAATCGGCACGCTGATGCCCAGGTCCGAGAGCCGCGCCACGATTTCGGGCAGGGCAGCGGCGGCCTCGCCGTTGTTCACCGTGACGCGCACCAGCTCGGAACCGGCACGCACCAGCTGCGCCACTTGCATGGCGGTGGCCTCGGCGTCGGCGGTGTGGGTGTTGGTCATGCTCTGCACCACGATGGGGTGGTCCGAGCCCATCCTGACCCCGCCTACGTCCACACTCACCGTGCGGCGGCGTGGGATGGCAGCGAAAGCAGGCAGCGTGGTGGATTCCACGCCGTCCATGTCCAGTTGGGGCAGCGACTCGAAACTCATGTGCTCAGTGTACGGCGTCCGCTCAGGCCTCTTCGGAAACCTCCACCCACTCCCAGCGCGGCAAGCCTTCGCAGAGGATTTCCACCATCACCGATTCGGAAGCGATGAACAGGTGGCGGTAGCGCGGGCGCGAGCGCTCCAGCTCAGCCTGTGCGGAGTTATTACGCTCTACCATATCGTCAAATTCGGCTTGTTGCTCTGGCGTGGGCGGCTCCTCGCCAGTCCAGAAGTAGACGGCTCTGTGGCGCTTTTCCACCGCGGCGTACCGGCCACCACCGCTGAACGTATCGGTGTCACGGTGATATTCCAGCACCGTCGGCGCATAGGGTGGGAAGGTGTCGGTGTTGTCGTTTTCGCGCAGAATTTCGGCCACCCAGGGGTCGGGTTCGTTCACGACTTCGTAGAGTCCGTTCGCCTCCACCCCCTGCTTGAACGGATGAAACGTGCCGAACGGTCCGGCATAGAACTCGTCGTAGGTTTGTAGGAAAAAGATGCGCTCGGAGTGGTGCAGGGTCACGCCACCCTCATCCAGGCCCCCATCCACATATTCCCAGCGGCTTTCCCAGGTGAGCCGCAGCATCCGCGCTGGCCCGCTCTCACCTGTGCCGCAGGCAGCGTATTTGGCTTCCAACTGCGCCGTATCCGCGAAATATTCGCCTTCAACCTCAATGACCAGTGCAGGTTCACTGCCCAGCCGCTGCTCCACTCGCGTGACATAAGGCATAAACAGGTGCCCTGCCGCCGCCACCAAGCCCTCGTCCGGCCAAGCGGCCCACTGGTACTGCGAAAAGCGTTCGCGTCTGCCCATGCCCCAGCCTAACGAAAAAAGAGGCGCTCCTCGTCTGAATAGGAGCGCCTCCTGCCTGCTGTTACCTGCTTTCAGCCGCGTGCCTGCACCAGCTCCGCCGCTGTCACCGTGTTCGCCATCAGCTGCGCCACGGTCAGCAGGCCCACGCCGCCCGGCACCGGGGTCAGGCCGCCGGCGACCTGCACCACATCCGGGTGAACGTCGCCCACGATTTTGCCCTTGCCGCCCACCTCTATGCGGTTGATACCTACATCAATCACGGTGGCGCCCGGCTTCACTATGTCGGGAGTCAGGAACTGCGGGCGGCCCACGGCGACCACCAGAATGTCGGCCTCGCGGGTCACGGCGCCCAGGTCGGCCGTGCGGCTGTGGGCGATGGTCACGGTGGCGTCGCGGCCCAGCAGCATGGCCGCCATCGGCCGGCCCACGATTTCGCTGCGGCCCACCACTGCGGCGCGCTGGCCTGCCACCGGAATACCGTAAAAGTCCAGCAGTTCCAGAATCCCGGCAGGGGTGCAGGGATTCAGCCGGGCATGGCCGGCCCACATCTGCGCCACGTTGAACGGGTGAAAGCCGTCCACGTCCTTGGCGGGGTCCACCGCCAGCAGCACCGGTTCCTCGGCAATGTGGGCGGGCAGCGGCAGCTGCACCAGAATGCCACTGACTGCCGGGTCGGCGTTCAGCCGGGCCAGCAGGGCCAGTAGCTCGGCCTGGGTGGTGGTTTCGGGGAGGGCGTGGACCTCGCTGTCAATCCCCACCTCGCGCGCCTTCTTGTCCTTGGAGCGCACATAGCTCACGCTGGCCGGGTCGTCGCCCACCCGCACCAGCGCCAGCCGGGGCACCTGGGCCAGGACGCGGACCCGCCCGGCCACACGGGCCAGCAGAGCGTCGGCCACGGGAGCGCCTGGCAGCAGCCGGGCCGTCATGGCTGGACCTCCCGGTCCCCTACCTTCAAGTGCCATTTCAGGCCGAGCAGGCAGCCCACAGCCTAGTCCTGCTCGGCCTGGCTGGCAGAATCGGGGGCCGTGTCAGAAGTACTGGCGACGGTGGACCCACCCACGTCCGCACCCGCAGAGGGCAGCGGCTGACCTTCCAGCGAACGGCTCAGCGTGCCCAGCACACCGTTCACGAAGCGGCCCGAATCCTCGCCGCCGAA is a genomic window of Deinococcus proteolyticus MRP containing:
- a CDS encoding bifunctional 5,10-methylenetetrahydrofolate dehydrogenase/5,10-methenyltetrahydrofolate cyclohydrolase, producing the protein MTARLLPGAPVADALLARVAGRVRVLAQVPRLALVRVGDDPASVSYVRSKDKKAREVGIDSEVHALPETTTQAELLALLARLNADPAVSGILVQLPLPAHIAEEPVLLAVDPAKDVDGFHPFNVAQMWAGHARLNPCTPAGILELLDFYGIPVAGQRAAVVGRSEIVGRPMAAMLLGRDATVTIAHSRTADLGAVTREADILVVAVGRPQFLTPDIVKPGATVIDVGINRIEVGGKGKIVGDVHPDVVQVAGGLTPVPGGVGLLTVAQLMANTVTAAELVQARG
- the ispG gene encoding flavodoxin-dependent (E)-4-hydroxy-3-methylbut-2-enyl-diphosphate synthase, which gives rise to MSFESLPQLDMDGVESTTLPAFAAIPRRRTVSVDVGGVRMGSDHPIVVQSMTNTHTADAEATAMQVAQLVRAGSELVRVTVNNGEAAAALPEIVARLSDLGISVPIVGDFHYNGHKLLREYPEAARLLAKYRINPGNVGAGQRHDANFATMIEVAKEYGKPVRIGVNWGSLDQQVLARLMDENAARGNPRSPTDVTIEAMVVSALESAAYAEQLGLAHDKIIISVKVSSAPELWAVYRRLAAQCDYPLHLGLTEAGMGMKGMVATSVALAPLLTEGIGDTIRVSLTPEPGASRKLEVEVAQQILQSLGLRQFLPQVTSCPGCGRTTSTFFQSLAQKIQDYIRDQMPEWKGQYPGVEEMQVAVMGCVVNGPGESKHAHIGISLPGTGEDPRAPVYQDGQLLTTLKGPRIAEEFQELLEKYVREHYGKKS